One stretch of Roseimicrobium sp. ORNL1 DNA includes these proteins:
- a CDS encoding O-antigen ligase family protein, giving the protein MLGVSLLWIASLIVDRRSPRIPILVTVCVLWILCQGWFMAFNAKSIIDREYLEQVAINAPFPSLPGSMDAVGSRTMMLRITALALFFFTVIDLGQSTRWVRRLLSAIAISGTALAAFGVWQRSSPTPFEIWPEGSKPQLTAFATFWYHGNAASLLNLAWPASLMGAIWSFRSPRSQLLRALWLASLGMILTGLIVNASKAGHIIAAFMAVLFILVFLFRLRVLVSRHGWPQVIVYAVLGFAAVGALLLHADGAFSVHRWREWYERPGFSDSRLTTASTILHTLPGMNLLGSGPGTFEGVFYRRAAAVDETPDVRWEFAHNDYLQYVVEYGWVGSLVWLILWGYVLYHCFRQIWYMVRPALEMGEYRGRRSRQRWEHSFNAMRQYYLFGASVTMIGVLLNAMLDFPLQILSLQIYAFTVAGIIISVPKSSLAAPHVLLPEEA; this is encoded by the coding sequence ATGCTCGGCGTTTCACTGCTCTGGATTGCCAGTCTCATCGTCGACCGGCGCTCTCCGCGCATTCCCATTCTCGTCACCGTCTGCGTGCTCTGGATTCTTTGTCAGGGCTGGTTCATGGCCTTCAACGCCAAATCCATCATCGACAGGGAATATTTGGAACAGGTGGCGATTAATGCGCCCTTCCCTTCGCTCCCGGGTTCCATGGACGCGGTGGGATCACGGACAATGATGCTCCGCATCACCGCCTTGGCCCTCTTTTTCTTCACGGTCATCGACCTTGGACAGAGCACACGGTGGGTCCGCCGACTCCTCTCCGCGATCGCCATCTCTGGGACCGCGCTCGCGGCCTTCGGGGTCTGGCAGCGCTCCTCTCCCACTCCCTTCGAAATTTGGCCCGAGGGTTCCAAGCCCCAGCTTACTGCCTTTGCCACCTTCTGGTACCACGGAAATGCCGCCTCGTTGCTCAATCTCGCCTGGCCAGCCTCATTGATGGGGGCCATATGGTCCTTTCGTAGTCCCCGCTCCCAGCTCCTTCGCGCCCTGTGGCTGGCCAGTCTTGGGATGATTTTGACAGGCTTGATTGTGAATGCATCCAAAGCAGGTCACATCATCGCCGCCTTCATGGCCGTCCTGTTTATCCTTGTGTTTCTGTTTCGTTTGCGTGTCCTGGTTTCCAGGCATGGTTGGCCCCAGGTAATCGTCTATGCCGTCCTTGGATTTGCGGCAGTTGGAGCCCTTCTCCTGCACGCGGACGGGGCGTTTTCAGTCCATCGCTGGCGGGAGTGGTATGAACGCCCCGGTTTCTCAGATTCGCGACTGACCACTGCCTCTACCATTCTGCACACCCTGCCAGGGATGAACCTCCTTGGCTCAGGACCCGGAACCTTCGAGGGGGTTTTCTACCGCAGGGCGGCAGCAGTGGACGAGACCCCGGACGTGCGCTGGGAGTTTGCCCACAATGATTACCTGCAATACGTCGTCGAATACGGGTGGGTTGGCAGCCTCGTGTGGCTCATCCTTTGGGGATACGTCTTGTACCATTGCTTCCGCCAGATCTGGTACATGGTTCGACCAGCTTTGGAAATGGGAGAGTATCGGGGAAGACGTAGCCGCCAGCGATGGGAGCATTCGTTCAATGCCATGCGCCAGTACTATCTCTTCGGGGCCAGCGTCACCATGATAGGTGTCCTGTTGAACGCCATGTTGGATTTCCCACTGCAAATTCTGTCCCTCCAGATCTACGCCTTCACCGTCGCGGGCATCATCATATCCGTGCCGAAATCATCCTTGGCCGCCCCTCACGTCCTCCTTCCAGAAGAGGCGTGA
- a CDS encoding MGMT family protein, with protein sequence MAKTKSPTFARIRAEVIRLVGLIPPGKFTTYGSIAVHMNVVARHVATVMSHLTEEESAALPWHRVVSADARISPNMERKTAALQRSRLKTEGMKINREGYIQDPDAHFHVVGPRRDIRWSSLKDS encoded by the coding sequence ATGGCCAAGACCAAGTCACCCACGTTTGCCCGCATCCGCGCGGAAGTCATCCGGCTGGTGGGCTTGATTCCGCCTGGCAAATTCACCACCTACGGCAGCATCGCGGTGCATATGAATGTGGTCGCGCGACATGTGGCCACCGTGATGAGCCATCTCACGGAGGAAGAATCCGCCGCACTTCCCTGGCATCGCGTCGTGAGTGCGGACGCCCGTATCAGTCCGAACATGGAGCGCAAAACAGCCGCCCTGCAACGTTCCCGGCTGAAGACGGAGGGGATGAAGATCAATCGCGAAGGCTACATTCAGGACCCGGATGCCCACTTCCATGTCGTAGGACCTCGTAGGGATATACGCTGGAGTTCGCTAAAGGATTCGTAA
- a CDS encoding KpsF/GutQ family sugar-phosphate isomerase has translation MNREDFPEHARRVIALEMEELGRLGERIDGGFTRAVEFMQQGLESRRKIVVCGVGKSGNIGRKFTATLNSTGATCVNLNAQDALHGDLGVLDEGDVVVLLSYSGETAELLTLLPHLRRLNVTLIAITGNVASPLGKNADVVLDVSVQREACPLGLAPTSSTTTMLVLCDALAMVLLEARGFNTDDFAKYHPSGSLGRALLTKVSDVMRQGDALAMVSPATPVAKVLTAMTKARAGAAIVVHEDGSLAGVFTHGDFVRAWQADPLVGQNAVEGYMTRKPISISAEKLATEVLAVLEHHRVDDLLVVDVHGRPVGMVDTQDLTRVKWV, from the coding sequence TTGAATCGCGAAGATTTCCCCGAACATGCCCGCCGTGTGATTGCCCTCGAAATGGAGGAGCTGGGCCGGTTGGGTGAGCGCATTGATGGCGGCTTCACCCGGGCGGTGGAGTTCATGCAGCAGGGGCTGGAGTCGCGGCGGAAGATCGTGGTATGCGGGGTGGGGAAAAGCGGGAACATCGGCCGCAAATTCACCGCCACGCTGAACAGCACCGGCGCCACCTGTGTGAATCTCAATGCCCAGGATGCTCTGCACGGGGATCTGGGTGTGCTGGATGAGGGGGATGTGGTTGTCTTGCTGAGCTACTCGGGGGAAACTGCTGAATTGCTGACCCTGCTGCCGCACCTGCGCCGTCTCAATGTCACGCTCATCGCGATCACAGGAAATGTGGCCAGTCCGCTGGGGAAGAATGCGGATGTGGTGCTGGATGTCAGCGTGCAACGGGAGGCGTGCCCGCTGGGGCTGGCGCCCACCTCAAGCACGACTACCATGCTGGTGCTGTGCGATGCCCTGGCGATGGTGCTGCTGGAGGCGCGTGGATTCAATACGGACGACTTCGCGAAGTACCACCCCAGCGGCTCGCTGGGGCGTGCGCTGCTGACGAAGGTGTCTGACGTCATGCGCCAGGGGGATGCGCTGGCGATGGTGTCACCTGCCACGCCGGTGGCAAAGGTGCTCACGGCCATGACCAAGGCGCGCGCGGGTGCGGCCATTGTGGTGCATGAAGATGGTTCACTGGCGGGTGTGTTTACCCACGGGGACTTCGTCCGTGCCTGGCAGGCTGACCCATTGGTGGGGCAGAATGCCGTGGAAGGGTACATGACGCGGAAGCCCATCAGCATTTCCGCAGAGAAGCTGGCCACTGAGGTGCTGGCGGTGCTGGAACATCATCGCGTGGATGACCTGCTGGTGGTGGATGTCCATGGCCGGCCGGTGGGCATGGTGGATACGCAGGACCTGACGAGGGTGAAGTGGGTATAG
- a CDS encoding glycosyltransferase, with product MNPERSTKPVVASYVSDFVKPDMLHVYRQITGQQRVIPWVFTHKREGEERFPFQKKRLVVLPKPGLRWWRRFVSRNIRREPWQLYRWELRHALLELTRADARLLHVYFGHTAIHLRPLLRAFPHATVVSFHGADAGVDMKKKAHRAAMEEVFKLANQIQARSQSLADDLVELGCPPEKIRVQRTGIPLEEWTFVPRTTPPEGAWRILQSCRFIAKKGLDLTLRAFAAAQKEMPNIQLVLAGDGPLKEQLQKQAAKLGIASSVTFTGFLSQDELRQQVYASHVFIHPSRTSKDGNREGIPNSMLEAMASGTPVIATKHGGIPEAVTDGESGLLVPEDDHEALTKALLSVLKDEKLATKLGQGARKAVEEKFDRARNIRLLEDSYLELIARRST from the coding sequence TTGAATCCTGAACGCTCCACGAAGCCGGTCGTCGCCAGCTATGTGTCTGACTTCGTGAAACCCGACATGCTGCACGTGTATCGACAGATCACGGGCCAACAGCGGGTCATCCCGTGGGTCTTCACGCACAAGCGCGAGGGCGAGGAGCGCTTCCCGTTTCAAAAGAAACGTCTCGTGGTGCTGCCCAAGCCAGGCCTGCGCTGGTGGCGCCGCTTCGTGAGCCGGAACATTCGCAGGGAACCCTGGCAGCTCTACCGCTGGGAACTCCGTCACGCCCTGCTGGAGCTCACCCGCGCGGATGCCCGGCTGCTGCATGTCTATTTCGGCCACACGGCGATCCATCTGCGCCCCCTCCTGCGCGCCTTCCCACATGCCACCGTGGTGTCTTTTCATGGGGCCGATGCCGGTGTGGATATGAAGAAGAAGGCTCACCGCGCCGCCATGGAAGAGGTCTTCAAGTTGGCCAATCAGATTCAAGCGCGCTCACAGAGCCTTGCGGATGATCTCGTAGAACTCGGCTGTCCCCCGGAAAAGATTCGTGTGCAACGCACCGGCATTCCGCTGGAGGAGTGGACCTTCGTGCCACGCACGACTCCGCCAGAGGGCGCCTGGCGCATCCTGCAGAGCTGCCGCTTCATCGCGAAGAAGGGACTGGACCTCACGCTGCGCGCCTTCGCCGCCGCGCAGAAGGAGATGCCGAATATCCAACTGGTACTCGCCGGAGATGGCCCGCTGAAGGAGCAACTGCAAAAGCAGGCGGCGAAACTGGGCATCGCCTCATCCGTCACCTTCACCGGCTTCCTCTCTCAAGACGAACTGCGACAGCAAGTCTATGCCTCGCATGTCTTCATCCACCCCAGCCGCACCAGCAAGGACGGCAATCGCGAAGGCATCCCCAATTCCATGTTGGAAGCCATGGCCAGCGGCACACCGGTCATCGCCACCAAACACGGAGGCATCCCCGAGGCCGTCACGGATGGCGAAAGTGGACTCCTCGTCCCGGAGGATGATCACGAAGCTCTCACGAAGGCCCTGCTCTCCGTGCTGAAAGACGAGAAGCTCGCAACCAAGCTCGGTCAGGGCGCAAGGAAAGCCGTGGAAGAGAAGTTCGACCGCGCGCGAAACATCCGCCTGCTGGAGGATAGCTATCTGGAGCTGATTGCGCGGAGATCGACGTAG
- a CDS encoding ABC transporter permease — MKKILGITILLVLVCVFTAVVNPNFLGAYNVGNVVKWTSLFAILGIGAAFVIITGGIDLSIGSVVGLVGTMLPWLLVKKGWSVPAALGAGMSVSLLIGLIHGVLVTKLRLPAFVVTLCGLLIYRGVARTITHDQDQGFEGKFDSLRWLATGRVQLPGDYWLPIPFFIMLGIAILAAIFLNKTVWGRHLLALGRNEDAARYSGIRTERMIMLAYVLCSFLSGLGGILFALELNSVQPAGHGNFYELYAIAAAVLGGCSLRGGEGSILGVIIGAAVMRVLSNSINVLGQASQVEFAIIGVVILLGVTADELLRRRRKA, encoded by the coding sequence ATGAAGAAGATTCTCGGCATCACGATTCTCCTGGTTCTCGTCTGTGTGTTCACGGCTGTAGTGAACCCGAATTTCCTGGGCGCCTACAACGTGGGGAACGTGGTCAAGTGGACCTCGCTCTTCGCCATTCTCGGCATAGGGGCGGCATTTGTGATTATCACGGGTGGCATTGATCTCAGCATCGGCAGTGTGGTGGGATTGGTGGGTACGATGTTGCCCTGGTTGCTGGTGAAGAAGGGGTGGAGTGTGCCTGCGGCGCTGGGTGCGGGGATGTCGGTCTCACTGTTAATTGGCCTCATTCACGGCGTGCTCGTGACCAAGCTGCGATTGCCTGCGTTCGTGGTGACGCTATGCGGATTGCTCATCTATCGCGGGGTGGCGCGCACGATCACTCATGATCAGGATCAGGGATTCGAAGGTAAGTTCGATAGTCTTCGCTGGCTCGCGACGGGGCGGGTGCAACTGCCCGGTGATTACTGGCTACCCATCCCGTTTTTCATCATGCTAGGTATCGCGATCCTCGCGGCGATCTTCTTGAACAAGACGGTGTGGGGAAGGCATCTGCTGGCATTGGGAAGAAACGAGGACGCGGCGCGCTACAGCGGCATCCGCACGGAGCGGATGATCATGCTGGCCTATGTGCTCTGTTCCTTCCTTAGCGGCCTGGGTGGAATTCTCTTCGCCCTGGAGCTCAATTCGGTGCAGCCGGCAGGGCATGGGAATTTTTATGAGCTGTATGCCATCGCTGCGGCGGTCCTGGGTGGGTGCAGTCTGCGTGGGGGTGAGGGGAGCATCCTGGGCGTGATCATCGGCGCCGCGGTGATGCGTGTCCTTTCCAATTCCATCAACGTCCTGGGACAGGCGAGCCAGGTGGAGTTCGCCATCATCGGCGTGGTGATCCTGCTGGGTGTCACGGCGGATGAACTGCTGCGGCGAAGACGGAAGGCGTAG
- a CDS encoding sugar ABC transporter ATP-binding protein, which yields MDTSPSLLEVSELTKRFPGVVALDGVSLSVAPGETVAVIGENGAGKSTLMKIVAGIYQPEAGAISWNGNAVTLRSVNDAQALGISLIHQELNLADNLDVAGNVFLGREPRRAGLLQRKVMRERTNVLLKRLRANFNADTPVEKLSLGQRQLVEIAKALSMDTKLLIMDEPTSSLSGGETEVLFEVMQGLQQAGMSILYISHRLGEVKRVADRVVALRDGKNAGELQRNEVNHDAMVRLMVGRDLSQVFEHRPQHPEWVVLDVVGLRTQAHPQHQIGIDLKKGEIVGMAGLVGAGRTEVLRALFGVEPPLAGKIMVNGKELNATHPRQAIEVGMALVPEDRKALGVFLPESVKWNVGLPAATYDARSGIFLNRSAEKRHAEKARDDLRVKSATLETLVGTLSGGNQQKVALGKWLAMRPMVLLLDEPTRGIDVGAKREIYTLMEQLAAEGMAILFASSEMEEILAMSDRVMVMHEGRQAGWLEREDLSEEAIMRLATGH from the coding sequence ATGGACACGTCTCCATCATTGCTTGAAGTATCGGAACTCACCAAGCGCTTCCCCGGCGTGGTGGCGCTGGATGGTGTATCACTTTCCGTGGCACCCGGGGAGACTGTCGCAGTGATTGGCGAGAACGGGGCAGGGAAGAGCACGCTGATGAAGATCGTGGCGGGCATCTACCAGCCTGAAGCCGGGGCAATTTCATGGAATGGTAATGCGGTGACGCTTCGGTCCGTGAATGATGCGCAGGCGCTAGGCATTTCGCTGATTCACCAGGAACTCAATCTGGCGGACAATCTCGATGTAGCGGGCAATGTGTTCCTCGGCCGTGAGCCACGGCGGGCCGGGCTGCTGCAGCGCAAAGTGATGCGGGAACGCACGAATGTGTTGCTGAAACGACTGCGTGCGAACTTCAATGCGGATACTCCCGTGGAAAAACTTTCCCTGGGTCAGCGCCAGCTCGTGGAGATTGCCAAGGCGCTTTCCATGGATACGAAGCTGCTCATCATGGATGAGCCGACTTCCAGCCTTTCCGGCGGAGAGACGGAGGTGCTCTTCGAGGTGATGCAGGGGCTGCAGCAGGCAGGCATGAGCATCCTCTACATTTCCCACCGCCTCGGTGAAGTGAAGCGGGTGGCTGACCGGGTGGTGGCGCTGCGCGATGGCAAGAACGCCGGGGAACTGCAGCGAAATGAAGTCAACCATGACGCGATGGTACGGCTCATGGTCGGGCGGGATCTTTCGCAGGTGTTTGAGCATCGCCCGCAGCATCCCGAGTGGGTGGTGCTGGATGTCGTCGGCCTGCGTACGCAAGCGCATCCGCAGCATCAGATCGGCATTGATTTGAAGAAGGGTGAGATTGTGGGCATGGCGGGGCTGGTGGGAGCGGGTCGCACGGAGGTGCTGCGTGCGCTCTTCGGCGTGGAGCCGCCCCTTGCTGGGAAGATCATGGTGAACGGCAAGGAATTGAATGCGACTCATCCACGGCAGGCGATTGAGGTGGGCATGGCACTTGTGCCGGAGGACCGCAAAGCGCTGGGAGTCTTCCTTCCTGAGTCGGTGAAGTGGAATGTGGGCCTGCCGGCTGCGACGTACGATGCTCGCTCCGGCATCTTCCTGAACCGCAGCGCGGAGAAGAGGCATGCGGAGAAGGCTCGAGATGATCTGCGAGTGAAGTCGGCAACGTTGGAAACGCTGGTGGGCACGCTTTCCGGCGGGAACCAGCAAAAGGTTGCGCTGGGCAAATGGCTGGCCATGCGACCCATGGTGCTGCTGCTGGATGAACCCACGCGCGGCATCGACGTGGGAGCGAAGCGTGAGATCTACACGCTGATGGAACAGCTCGCTGCGGAGGGCATGGCGATCCTTTTCGCCAGCAGCGAGATGGAGGAGATCCTTGCGATGTCCGATCGCGTGATGGTCATGCATGAAGGACGTCAGGCCGGTTGGCTGGAGAGAGAGGATCTGAGCGAAGAAGCAATCATGCGCCTTGCCACCGGTCATTGA
- a CDS encoding sugar-binding protein, whose protein sequence is MKTHLRLLVPAALACCVAVLAQCGKSDDSKPRVAYMGNAIAPFWTIAEKGARKAAAEHGVEVDVRMPANGAADQKRMVEELLARGVKGIAFSPADPKNQLDLMQEIAKNAILITQDSDAPEAPRQVFVGMDNYQAGRLCGKLIKEAMPEGGSVMFFVGRAGQLNAKQRRQGITDVLLDRPEGQQGDDPPDAELKGAKYTILGTRTDEVDFAKAKSNVQDALTRHQDIGCLVGLFSYNTPKIYEAVREANRLGKVRIVGFDEEDDTLRGVQAGHIFGTVVQSPFRYGYESVRILAALVKGDKSVVPENKFFEVPARAVKKDDVDAFWKELKEMLQ, encoded by the coding sequence ATGAAAACTCATTTACGTCTTCTGGTCCCTGCTGCGCTGGCCTGTTGCGTTGCGGTGCTCGCACAGTGTGGAAAGTCCGATGATAGCAAGCCGCGCGTGGCTTACATGGGCAATGCCATCGCACCCTTCTGGACGATTGCGGAAAAGGGGGCACGCAAGGCGGCGGCGGAGCATGGAGTGGAAGTGGACGTCCGCATGCCGGCGAACGGCGCCGCGGATCAGAAGCGCATGGTGGAGGAGTTGCTCGCGCGCGGCGTGAAGGGCATCGCCTTCAGTCCCGCAGATCCGAAGAACCAACTCGATCTCATGCAGGAGATCGCGAAGAACGCGATCCTCATCACCCAGGACAGTGATGCGCCCGAAGCACCGAGGCAGGTCTTTGTGGGTATGGATAACTATCAGGCGGGTCGCCTCTGTGGGAAGCTCATCAAGGAAGCGATGCCGGAGGGAGGTTCGGTGATGTTCTTCGTGGGCCGTGCGGGCCAGCTCAATGCGAAGCAGCGCCGCCAGGGCATCACGGATGTACTGCTGGATCGTCCCGAAGGTCAGCAGGGGGATGATCCACCGGACGCGGAGCTGAAGGGTGCGAAGTACACCATCCTCGGGACGCGCACGGACGAGGTGGATTTTGCCAAGGCAAAGTCCAATGTGCAGGACGCACTCACCCGGCATCAGGACATCGGCTGCCTGGTGGGACTCTTCAGCTACAACACGCCCAAAATCTACGAGGCCGTGAGAGAAGCGAACAGGCTCGGTAAGGTGCGGATTGTCGGCTTTGACGAAGAAGATGACACGCTGCGAGGCGTGCAGGCGGGCCACATCTTCGGCACGGTGGTGCAGAGCCCGTTCCGCTATGGCTACGAAAGCGTGCGCATCCTCGCGGCCCTGGTGAAGGGGGACAAGAGCGTGGTGCCGGAGAATAAATTCTTCGAGGTGCCGGCGAGGGCGGTGAAGAAGGACGATGTGGACGCCTTTTGGAAAGAGCTGAAGGAAATGTTGCAATAA
- a CDS encoding flotillin family protein — translation MPEFSILFLVAGFAILVFSVFVLFSSRYKRCPSDKILVVYGKVGKGQSARCIHGGATFILPIVQDYRFLDLTPMPIDIKLTGALSKQNIRVNTPSTFTVGISTKTGVMENAAERLLGLPPESVRELAKDIIFGQMRVVLATMSIEEINADRDKLIENISRGVEVELEKVGLRLINVNIQDITDESGYIAALGQEAAARAINDAKIKVAQAERDGEIGSSQAQKEQKIMVSQAHAEATQGENLAAVDIANSNANRLVKEAEADRLAEAAQRVAAAKVEQEALLAQREAELARAERDKAAQYAGVVVPAEIEKQRIETIAAAEAAKQQIEAKGKGDAIRLVQQAQADGQKAQFLAEAEGQRAKLLAEAEGTEKVLMSKAAGFRALVEVTSSSPDLAINLLITEQLPRLVEEQVKAISNIKIDKVTVWDSGAGTDGKNSTSSFLSGLAGSLPPIHELARNAGIELPQVLGRTKSSGGNSSGPSTESPHSPPAKGK, via the coding sequence ATGCCTGAGTTCTCCATCCTGTTTCTCGTGGCGGGTTTCGCCATCCTGGTGTTCTCTGTGTTTGTCCTGTTCTCTTCCAGGTACAAGCGCTGCCCCTCAGACAAGATCCTCGTCGTCTACGGCAAGGTGGGCAAGGGACAGAGCGCGCGATGCATTCATGGTGGCGCCACCTTCATTCTGCCCATCGTCCAGGACTACCGCTTCCTCGATCTCACGCCGATGCCCATCGACATCAAGCTGACGGGCGCGCTCTCGAAGCAGAACATTCGCGTGAACACGCCATCCACGTTCACTGTGGGTATCTCCACGAAAACCGGTGTCATGGAAAATGCCGCCGAGCGCCTTCTGGGCCTGCCGCCGGAGAGCGTTCGTGAACTCGCGAAGGACATCATCTTCGGCCAGATGCGCGTGGTGCTTGCCACCATGTCGATCGAAGAAATCAATGCTGACCGCGACAAGCTCATCGAAAACATCAGCCGCGGCGTCGAGGTCGAACTGGAGAAGGTGGGCCTGCGCCTCATCAACGTGAACATCCAGGACATCACGGATGAGAGCGGCTACATCGCTGCCCTCGGTCAGGAAGCCGCCGCGCGTGCCATCAATGACGCGAAGATCAAGGTCGCCCAGGCCGAGCGTGACGGTGAAATCGGCAGTTCCCAGGCGCAGAAGGAACAGAAGATCATGGTGAGCCAGGCACACGCTGAAGCCACCCAGGGTGAGAACCTCGCCGCGGTGGATATCGCCAACTCCAACGCCAACCGCCTTGTGAAGGAAGCGGAAGCCGACCGTCTCGCCGAAGCCGCCCAACGCGTGGCTGCAGCGAAGGTGGAACAGGAAGCCCTGCTCGCCCAGCGCGAAGCGGAACTCGCCCGCGCCGAGAGGGACAAGGCCGCCCAATACGCCGGAGTCGTGGTGCCCGCCGAGATTGAAAAGCAGCGCATCGAGACCATCGCTGCTGCCGAAGCCGCGAAGCAGCAGATCGAAGCCAAGGGCAAAGGCGATGCCATCCGTCTCGTGCAGCAGGCGCAGGCAGACGGCCAGAAGGCCCAGTTCCTCGCCGAAGCCGAAGGTCAGCGCGCCAAGCTGCTCGCCGAAGCCGAGGGTACCGAGAAGGTGCTCATGAGCAAGGCGGCCGGTTTCCGCGCCCTCGTGGAGGTCACCTCCTCCAGCCCAGACCTTGCCATCAACCTCCTCATCACGGAGCAGCTTCCCCGTCTGGTGGAGGAGCAGGTCAAAGCCATCTCCAACATCAAGATCGACAAGGTCACCGTGTGGGACAGCGGCGCTGGTACGGACGGGAAGAACAGCACCTCGAGCTTCCTCAGTGGGCTGGCTGGCAGCCTGCCACCCATCCATGAACTGGCGCGCAACGCCGGCATCGAGCTGCCTCAGGTCCTCGGCCGCACCAAGAGTTCAGGAGGTAACTCCAGCGGGCCATCGACGGAGTCACCTCACTCGCCTCCGGCCAAAGGCAAGTAG
- a CDS encoding SRPBCC domain-containing protein → MTKPCFEQSLFIGAPAAEVWAALTTKAFVDQYYLAPLLVLELQDRGRIAYGLETPMIEGIVAKVDPPRVLEHTFEFAGTPNSGSVVTYEIEPVGDSMCLLRLTHMIFKGTDQMIADIREGWPVILSSLKTLLETGKPLPWPKD, encoded by the coding sequence ATGACCAAACCCTGCTTCGAGCAATCCCTCTTCATCGGCGCGCCAGCCGCTGAGGTGTGGGCAGCGCTTACGACGAAGGCCTTTGTCGACCAATACTACCTCGCTCCACTGCTGGTCCTTGAATTGCAGGATAGAGGACGCATCGCCTACGGTCTGGAGACTCCGATGATCGAGGGAATCGTTGCAAAGGTCGATCCTCCACGTGTCCTTGAGCATACGTTTGAATTCGCCGGAACACCGAATTCAGGAAGTGTGGTGACCTATGAAATCGAGCCTGTCGGAGACAGCATGTGCCTCCTGCGGCTTACCCACATGATATTCAAGGGAACTGATCAGATGATTGCCGATATTCGCGAGGGCTGGCCGGTGATTCTGTCCTCCCTCAAGACTCTGTTGGAGACCGGCAAGCCCCTCCCCTGGCCGAAGGATTGA
- a CDS encoding MarC family protein has product MTPPAWLNAFVLLLLVLDPIGNIPTFIALLRGAPSARRKTIVLRECAVATVLLILFLWVGDQFLKVLGLSQSSLGIAGAIILFLIALRMVFESSAKVFGGMPEGEPFIVPLAIPMLVGPSALATVILLGSEHQVGKGTAILAIVLAMSVTTVVLLLSERIARVLGERGLQAMERLMGLLLTAIAVEMFLRGIKEFMKAV; this is encoded by the coding sequence ATGACCCCTCCCGCCTGGCTCAACGCATTTGTCCTCTTGCTTCTGGTGCTGGACCCGATTGGCAACATCCCTACTTTCATCGCGCTGCTGCGGGGGGCACCGTCGGCGCGGAGGAAAACGATCGTGCTGCGGGAGTGCGCGGTGGCGACGGTGTTGCTGATACTCTTCCTGTGGGTTGGGGATCAGTTCTTGAAGGTGCTGGGACTTTCGCAAAGTTCGCTGGGGATTGCGGGCGCGATCATCTTGTTTCTGATTGCTCTGCGCATGGTGTTTGAGTCCTCGGCGAAGGTCTTTGGCGGGATGCCGGAAGGGGAGCCTTTCATTGTGCCGCTGGCGATACCGATGCTGGTGGGGCCTTCGGCACTGGCGACGGTGATCCTGCTCGGCTCGGAGCATCAAGTGGGCAAGGGCACGGCGATCCTGGCGATCGTACTCGCGATGAGCGTGACCACCGTGGTGCTATTGCTGAGCGAGCGCATCGCACGTGTGCTGGGCGAGCGCGGGCTTCAGGCCATGGAGCGGCTGATGGGTCTGCTGCTGACGGCGATTGCTGTGGAGATGTTCCTCCGCGGTATCAAGGAGTTCATGAAGGCGGTGTAG